One genomic region from Populus nigra chromosome 8, ddPopNigr1.1, whole genome shotgun sequence encodes:
- the LOC133700756 gene encoding acyl-CoA-binding protein-like has product MGLQEEFEEHAEKAKTLPENTANENKLILYGHFKQATVGPVNTSRPGIFNMRDRAKWDAWKAVEGKSKEEAMSDYITKVKQLLEEAAASA; this is encoded by the exons GAGGAATTTGAGGAGCACGCTGAGAAAGCCAAGACACTGCCAGAAAATACAGCAAATGAGAACAAACTTATTCTCTATGGGCACTTCAAGCAAGCCACTGTTGGACCAGTGAACACCA GCCGCCCTGGTATTTTCAACATGAGGGACAGGGCAAAGTGGGATGCATGGAAGGCTGTTGAAG ggaAATCCAAGGAGGAAGCAATGAGTGACTATATCACCAAGGTTAAGCAGCTGCTGGAAGAAGCTGCTGCTTCTGCCTAG